A region from the Plasmodium chabaudi chabaudi strain AS genome assembly, chromosome: 2 genome encodes:
- a CDS encoding eukaryotic translation initiation factor 2 subunit alpha, putative: MGEVRSKTDLGDCRFYEKKFPEVDDLIMVKVNRIEDMGAYVSILEYNDMEGMILMSELSKRRFRSVNKLIRVGRHEVVLVLRVDNQKGYIDLSKRRVSPKDIMKCEEHFSKSKKVHQTVRHVAQKHNMTVEELNRKVIWPLYKKYGHALDALKEATMNPDIIFKEMDISDAVKESLLSDIKLRLTPQALKLRGRIDVWCFGYEGIDAVKEALKKGKEISNNEVTINIKLIAPPQYVIVTSCHDKELGMQKIQEAMKVISDKIKEYKGGDFKQQGEILVIGGDDEKRLEELLDKHDGLSSDDEYSSDGDDDDSSDEDDNSSDEDDD; encoded by the exons atgggaGAGGTTAGGAGTAAAACTGATTTAGGGGATTGCcgattttatgaaaaaaaattcccCGAGGTTGATGATTTAATAATGGTTAAGGTTAATAGGATTGAGGATATGGGCGCTTATGTTTCCATACTtgaatataatgatatgGAAG GTATGATTTTAATGTCAGAACTTTCAAAGAGACGATTTAGAAgtgttaataaattaattagaGTAGGTCGACATGAAGTCGTTTTAGTCCTTCGAGTTGATAACCAAAAGGGATACATCGATTTATCAAAAAGAAGGGTATCTCCAAAAGATATCATGAAATGCGAAGAACATTTTTCTAAATCGAAAAAAGTGCATCAAACAGTTAGGCATGTTGCtcaaaaacataatatgaCTGTTGAAGAATTAAACAGAAAAGTTATATGgccattatataaaaaatatgggcATGCATTAGATGCATTAAAAGAAGCAACTATGAACCCagatattatattcaaagAAATGGATATAAGCGATGCTGTAAAAGAATCATTACTTTCAGATATAAAACTCAGATTAACACCACAAGCATTGAAATTAAGAGGAAGAATAGATGTTTGGTGTTTTGGATATGAAGGTATTGATGCTGTTAAAGaagctttaaaaaaaggaaaagaaatttcaaataatgaagtaactattaatattaaattaattgcACCCCCACAGTATGTTATAGTAACATCATGCCATGATAAAGAATTAGGtatgcaaaaaatacaaGAGGCAATGAAAGTTATTAGTGATAAGattaaagaatataaaggTGGTGATTTTAAACAACAAGGAGAAATATTAGTTATAGGAGGTGATGATGAAAAACGATTAGAAGAATTACTTGATAAACATGATGGCCTATCTAGCGATGATGAATATAGCAGTGATGGAGATGACGATGATTCAAGTGATGAAGATGATAATTCAAGCGACGAAGATGATgattaa